In a genomic window of Gemmatimonadaceae bacterium:
- the carA gene encoding glutamine-hydrolyzing carbamoyl-phosphate synthase small subunit: MDTHPIKGFLLLEDGTLFLGRLVGTAGPTVAEVVFTTNMTGYQETFSDPSFRGQIVVMTAPQIGNYGINTDDPESEHPQVAGVICRELSPTYSNWRATGSLPAWLGAANVPVLTEVDTRRLTKHLRSRGVMRGVIGAGDSPTKEALGALDSCPSMEGLDLATVVSTREPYQWGKAEATFHVVAYDYGIKRNILRLFEAHDCRVTVVPSDTPAEQVLAMNPDGVFLSNGPGDPEAVTYAPAAIKAIAGERIPMFGICLGHQLLGITFGGRTAKMPFGHRGGNQPVKDLATGQVLITSQNHGFAVVGSPDGVEGAPDLAVTHVNLNDGTVEGLRHRELPIFAVQYHPEAAPGPHDAVPLFDQFLSALKRRRG; the protein is encoded by the coding sequence GTGGACACGCACCCGATCAAGGGGTTCCTCCTCCTCGAGGACGGAACCCTTTTTCTCGGCCGTCTCGTGGGCACGGCTGGCCCCACCGTCGCCGAGGTCGTGTTCACGACCAATATGACGGGGTATCAGGAGACCTTCTCCGACCCGTCCTTCCGTGGGCAGATCGTCGTCATGACGGCGCCGCAGATCGGCAACTACGGGATCAACACCGACGACCCCGAGTCCGAGCACCCGCAGGTCGCCGGCGTCATCTGCCGTGAGCTGTCGCCGACGTACTCGAACTGGCGCGCCACCGGCAGCCTCCCGGCCTGGCTGGGCGCGGCGAATGTCCCGGTGCTCACCGAAGTCGATACCCGCCGCCTCACCAAGCATCTCCGCAGCCGCGGGGTCATGCGGGGCGTCATCGGAGCCGGCGACAGCCCGACGAAGGAAGCGCTGGGCGCCCTCGACAGCTGCCCGAGCATGGAGGGGCTCGACCTCGCCACGGTCGTCTCCACCCGCGAGCCGTATCAGTGGGGCAAGGCCGAAGCGACCTTCCATGTCGTGGCCTACGACTACGGCATCAAGCGGAACATCCTGCGCCTCTTTGAAGCGCACGACTGCCGCGTGACCGTGGTGCCGTCGGATACGCCTGCCGAACAGGTGCTGGCCATGAATCCCGACGGCGTCTTCCTGTCAAATGGCCCCGGCGACCCGGAGGCGGTGACGTACGCCCCCGCGGCGATCAAGGCCATCGCCGGTGAGCGCATTCCGATGTTTGGCATCTGCCTCGGGCACCAGCTGCTCGGCATCACCTTCGGCGGCCGGACCGCCAAGATGCCCTTCGGCCACCGGGGCGGAAATCAGCCGGTCAAGGACCTCGCCACGGGCCAAGTGCTCATTACGTCCCAGAACCATGGGTTCGCGGTCGTCGGCTCGCCGGACGGGGTCGAGGGCGCGCCCGATCTGGCTGTGACGCACGTGAACCTGAATGACGGCACGGTGGAAGGGCTGCGGCATCGGGAGCTCCCGATCTTTGCGGTCCAGTACCACCCCGAAGCCGCCCCGGGGCCGCACGATGCGGTCCCCCTGTTTGACCAGTTCCTGTCAGCCCTCAAGCGGCGACGTGGGTGA
- the secG gene encoding preprotein translocase subunit SecG has product MYTFLLVLLILDAIVLAAAVLLQSGKGGGLAASFGGASSSADSVIGTRQAGNLLTKASWWCGGIFLGLAFILQIMSTRGTAPKSVLDKLGATAPASAPAAPTSGNKSAAPSAPLTQQAAPATAPATPAAPAKQ; this is encoded by the coding sequence ATGTACACGTTCCTGCTCGTGCTGCTCATCCTCGACGCGATCGTCCTCGCGGCGGCCGTTCTTCTCCAGTCGGGGAAGGGTGGTGGTCTTGCGGCCAGCTTCGGCGGCGCCAGCTCCTCGGCAGACTCGGTCATCGGCACGCGTCAGGCGGGCAACCTGCTGACCAAGGCGAGCTGGTGGTGCGGCGGGATCTTCCTCGGTCTCGCGTTCATCCTGCAGATCATGAGCACCCGGGGCACGGCGCCCAAGTCGGTGCTCGACAAGCTCGGCGCCACGGCGCCGGCCAGCGCGCCGGCCGCGCCCACCTCCGGCAACAAGAGCGCGGCGCCGTCGGCACCGCTGACGCAGCAGGCCGCTCCGGCGACCGCGCCGGCGACGCCGGCCGCCCCCGCCAAGCAGTAA
- a CDS encoding shikimate dehydrogenase, producing MPEVARGPLTARERPRGLVILGHPISQSRSPVFQNAALAHAGLALTYERLDTPPDALDATLAHCAAAGIGGNATVPLKELLYERCAQVSPMAARTGAVNTFWFEDGALLGHNTDVDGALATIDALAPNGITGPVVLLGAGGSAAAVCVALAQRGVRALTISARTPARAEALLARVGLSGTVLGPDEVELHRVVRDAALVINTTPVGMRDDALPVAIEPLGAETAVYDLVYREQGTAWTRAAAARGLRAEDGLRMLVEQGAAAFHCWFGEEPSREVMWRALGHAGPPAPDAPRG from the coding sequence ATGCCTGAGGTCGCGCGCGGGCCGCTGACGGCGCGCGAACGGCCGCGTGGCCTCGTCATTCTCGGGCACCCCATCTCGCAATCGCGTTCGCCCGTCTTTCAGAACGCCGCGCTGGCGCACGCCGGCCTCGCGCTGACCTACGAGCGCCTCGACACGCCGCCGGACGCGCTCGACGCCACGCTGGCCCACTGCGCGGCCGCCGGGATCGGCGGCAATGCCACCGTGCCACTCAAGGAGTTGCTGTACGAGCGGTGCGCGCAGGTCTCGCCCATGGCCGCGCGCACGGGAGCCGTGAACACGTTCTGGTTCGAGGACGGCGCGCTCCTGGGTCACAACACCGATGTGGACGGCGCCCTCGCCACGATCGACGCGCTCGCGCCAAACGGCATCACCGGGCCGGTGGTCCTCCTCGGCGCCGGTGGTTCGGCCGCCGCGGTGTGCGTGGCGCTGGCGCAGCGCGGCGTGCGGGCACTCACGATCAGTGCGCGGACGCCCGCGCGCGCGGAAGCGCTGCTGGCCCGCGTCGGCTTGTCGGGCACCGTACTCGGCCCCGACGAGGTCGAGCTGCACCGCGTCGTGCGCGACGCCGCCCTCGTGATCAACACCACGCCGGTTGGCATGCGCGACGACGCGCTTCCGGTGGCCATCGAGCCGCTTGGCGCCGAGACGGCCGTGTACGACCTGGTCTATCGCGAGCAGGGCACCGCCTGGACGCGCGCCGCCGCGGCACGTGGTCTGCGCGCCGAGGATGGCCTGCGCATGCTGGTGGAGCAGGGGGCGGCCGCCTTTCACTGCTGGTTCGGCGAGGAGCCCTCGCGCGAGGTGATGTGGCGCGCTCTGGGGCACGCTGGACCGCCGGCGCCAGACGCCCCGCGCGGGTGA
- a CDS encoding MoaD/ThiS family protein translates to MGIPVLLFASYADALGSRTLDVPITAPCTTAELVAALRALPGGDRLPPKPLIAINQRWAKGEAVIQAADEVAVIPPVAGG, encoded by the coding sequence ATGGGCATTCCCGTCCTGCTCTTCGCGTCCTACGCCGACGCCTTGGGGTCACGCACCCTCGACGTCCCGATCACGGCGCCGTGCACCACCGCCGAGCTCGTGGCCGCCTTGCGCGCGCTCCCCGGCGGCGACCGTCTGCCTCCCAAGCCGCTGATTGCCATCAATCAACGCTGGGCGAAGGGCGAGGCCGTGATTCAGGCGGCGGACGAAGTGGCCGTCATCCCGCCAGTGGCCGGGGGCTGA
- a CDS encoding phosphoglycerate kinase, whose translation MTTKTIRDLTPAELKGKRALVRVDFNVPLDEAGKVADDTRITAALPTITTLLDGGASVVLMAHFGRPKGAPEAKYSLKPVADRLKELLPRPVHFLDVTVGERAVEATQNLEPGEVLLLENTRFLPGEEKNDEALSYQMAQLGDFYVNDAFGAAHRAHASTAGVTKFCRPAVAGLLMEKELAYLGGALANPQRPFVAILGGSKISGKIDVVEALLPKVDKLLIGGAMACTFFRAMGFETGNSLVEPDRLDMAKDLLARAGDKLVLPVDATIAPGMDAGAEASAVNADRIPAGQAMFDIGPASVTQYRALVESAKTVLWNGPMGVFEKPPFDAGTRGVAEAMAAATAKGATTIIGGGDSAAAVAEAGLESQMSHVSTGGGASLEFLEGKDLPGVSALDRA comes from the coding sequence ATGACCACCAAGACCATTCGCGACCTCACCCCCGCTGAGCTCAAGGGCAAGCGCGCGCTCGTGCGCGTCGACTTCAATGTCCCGCTCGACGAGGCCGGCAAGGTCGCCGACGATACGCGTATCACGGCCGCCCTTCCCACGATCACGACGCTGCTCGACGGGGGCGCGAGTGTCGTCCTCATGGCGCACTTCGGCCGTCCCAAGGGAGCGCCGGAAGCCAAGTACTCGCTCAAGCCCGTCGCCGATCGGCTGAAGGAGCTGCTCCCGCGCCCCGTGCACTTCCTCGACGTGACGGTCGGCGAGCGCGCCGTGGAAGCGACGCAGAACCTCGAGCCCGGCGAAGTGCTGCTGCTCGAGAACACGCGGTTCCTGCCGGGCGAAGAGAAGAACGACGAGGCGCTCTCGTACCAGATGGCGCAGCTCGGTGACTTCTACGTGAACGACGCGTTCGGCGCCGCGCATCGTGCGCATGCCAGCACGGCGGGCGTGACCAAGTTCTGCCGCCCGGCGGTCGCCGGTCTGCTGATGGAGAAGGAGCTCGCCTACCTCGGCGGCGCGCTGGCCAATCCGCAGCGGCCGTTCGTCGCCATCCTGGGCGGCTCCAAGATTTCGGGCAAGATCGACGTGGTCGAGGCGCTGCTCCCCAAGGTGGACAAGCTCCTCATCGGTGGCGCAATGGCGTGCACCTTCTTCCGTGCGATGGGCTTCGAAACGGGGAACTCGCTCGTCGAACCCGATCGTCTCGACATGGCCAAGGATCTGCTGGCGCGCGCTGGTGACAAGCTCGTGCTGCCAGTGGATGCGACGATCGCGCCCGGCATGGACGCCGGCGCCGAGGCGAGCGCGGTGAACGCCGATCGCATTCCCGCCGGGCAGGCGATGTTCGATATCGGGCCGGCGTCTGTGACGCAGTATCGCGCCCTCGTCGAAAGCGCCAAGACGGTGCTCTGGAACGGCCCGATGGGGGTGTTCGAAAAGCCGCCGTTCGATGCCGGGACGCGCGGCGTCGCCGAAGCCATGGCCGCCGCGACGGCCAAGGGCGCGACCACGATCATCGGCGGCGGAGACTCCGCGGCCGCCGTGGCCGAAGCGGGGCTCGAGTCGCAGATGTCGCATGTCTCCACCGGTGGTGGGGCGTCGCTCGAATTCCTCGAGGGGAAGGATCTCCCCGGCGTGTCGGCGCTCGATCGCGCCTGA
- the ispD gene encoding 2-C-methyl-D-erythritol 4-phosphate cytidylyltransferase, giving the protein MTDDALPAPRRIIPPPVVASRADGASPADEVVRDVGVVIVAGGSGKRTGSTELKQFRWVSGKPALLHSVQAFMARPDVAVVVVVLPKAYAADPPPWLFQCDVDRLLVSVGGSERHESVVNGLEDLPEEVSIAVVHDAARPLVTDGTIDRVIAEARKGHGAIAALPVVDTLKEVNEAGEIVRTVDRTHLWRAQTPQAFPRLMLEEAHIAARRDRVGATDDAALCERLGRKVVVVRGSERGMKITEEGDFARAEALSMLPE; this is encoded by the coding sequence ATGACTGATGACGCCCTGCCGGCTCCGCGCCGGATCATCCCACCGCCGGTGGTGGCCTCTCGCGCTGACGGGGCCAGCCCCGCCGACGAGGTCGTGCGCGATGTCGGCGTGGTGATCGTCGCCGGCGGCTCGGGCAAGCGCACGGGGAGCACCGAACTCAAGCAGTTCCGCTGGGTGTCGGGCAAGCCGGCGCTGCTGCACAGCGTGCAGGCCTTCATGGCGCGCCCCGATGTGGCGGTGGTGGTGGTGGTGTTGCCAAAGGCGTACGCCGCGGATCCGCCACCCTGGCTGTTCCAGTGCGACGTGGATCGCCTGCTGGTGAGTGTGGGCGGCAGCGAACGCCACGAAAGCGTCGTGAATGGGCTCGAGGATCTCCCCGAGGAAGTGAGCATCGCCGTGGTGCACGATGCTGCACGGCCGCTCGTCACCGACGGCACGATTGATCGGGTGATTGCCGAGGCGCGCAAAGGCCACGGGGCCATTGCGGCGCTGCCCGTCGTGGACACGCTCAAAGAGGTGAATGAGGCCGGCGAGATCGTGCGCACCGTCGATCGCACGCATCTGTGGCGTGCCCAGACCCCGCAAGCGTTTCCGCGACTCATGCTCGAAGAGGCGCACATTGCGGCGCGTCGGGATCGCGTGGGAGCAACCGATGACGCGGCCCTCTGCGAGCGGCTTGGCCGCAAGGTGGTCGTCGTGCGCGGCAGTGAACGCGGCATGAAGATCACCGAAGAAGGCGATTTCGCGCGGGCTGAGGCCCTCAGCATGCTCCCCGAGTGA
- a CDS encoding integration host factor subunit beta, whose product MTKADLVENVTARIARTAGPTISKKDCARVVDAFLDAIKEALQEQKNIEVRGFGTFKIRQRKTRMARNPRTGSPVEVSARPVPVFKPSKELRAMVAGVEEHMLDDDHDDD is encoded by the coding sequence ATGACCAAAGCCGATCTGGTCGAGAACGTCACGGCGCGCATCGCACGGACGGCTGGGCCAACGATTTCCAAGAAAGACTGCGCGCGCGTCGTTGACGCGTTCCTTGATGCGATCAAGGAAGCGCTGCAGGAGCAGAAGAACATCGAAGTGCGCGGATTCGGCACGTTCAAGATCCGGCAGCGGAAGACGCGCATGGCGCGCAATCCGCGCACCGGCTCGCCCGTCGAAGTGTCCGCTCGTCCTGTCCCGGTGTTCAAGCCCAGCAAGGAGTTACGGGCGATGGTCGCTGGTGTCGAAGAGCACATGCTCGACGACGATCACGACGACGATTGA
- a CDS encoding low molecular weight protein arginine phosphatase → MHLLFICTGNTCRSPLAEAIARRLIAERGIPDVTVGSAGTSAWPDAPASDGSLLVALEHGMDLGEHRARTLSPELVASADLLLAMGPHHLERAEALGGTGRSHLLTAYGSGHARAVSDPFGGDLDVYRGTYQELEQEIGRVLDRIIAGRTPPHA, encoded by the coding sequence ATGCATCTGCTCTTCATCTGCACCGGCAACACCTGTCGCAGCCCGCTCGCGGAAGCGATCGCGCGCCGACTCATTGCGGAGCGCGGCATTCCCGACGTCACCGTCGGCAGCGCGGGCACGAGCGCGTGGCCCGATGCGCCCGCCTCCGATGGGTCGCTGCTGGTCGCGCTCGAACATGGCATGGACCTCGGCGAGCATCGTGCGCGCACGTTGTCGCCCGAGCTCGTGGCGAGCGCGGATCTGCTGCTGGCCATGGGCCCGCACCATCTCGAACGCGCCGAGGCACTCGGGGGCACGGGGCGGAGCCATCTGCTCACCGCGTACGGCTCCGGACACGCGCGCGCCGTGAGCGACCCCTTCGGCGGCGATCTCGATGTCTACCGGGGGACCTACCAGGAGCTCGAGCAGGAGATCGGGCGGGTGCTCGATCGCATCATCGCGGGGCGGACGCCGCCGCATGCCTGA
- a CDS encoding molybdenum cofactor biosynthesis protein MoaE — MSTTGPTFGVVHAAIVHAPIDVTTLIARAQAPGVGALSVFVGTVRDLNDGRPVTGMDYEAYEAMAASELAAVAQEVCDAQPGLRVALEHRLGTLSIGEASVAIVAAHAHRAEACDSARAIIEALKVRVPIWKREHYVDGERAWVDPTKSAGAAPTGAER, encoded by the coding sequence ATGTCCACCACCGGACCGACCTTCGGCGTGGTGCATGCGGCCATTGTGCACGCGCCCATCGATGTCACGACGCTGATCGCCCGGGCGCAGGCGCCTGGCGTGGGCGCGCTGTCGGTCTTCGTGGGTACCGTCCGCGACCTGAACGATGGCCGCCCCGTCACCGGCATGGATTACGAGGCCTACGAGGCCATGGCCGCCTCGGAGTTGGCGGCCGTGGCGCAGGAGGTCTGCGACGCCCAGCCGGGGCTCCGTGTGGCCCTGGAGCACCGGCTCGGCACCCTGTCGATCGGCGAGGCGAGTGTCGCCATCGTGGCCGCGCACGCCCACCGTGCCGAGGCCTGCGACAGCGCCCGCGCGATCATCGAGGCGCTCAAGGTGCGCGTGCCAATCTGGAAGCGCGAGCACTATGTGGACGGCGAGCGCGCCTGGGTCGATCCAACAAAGTCGGCCGGCGCGGCGCCCACCGGGGCGGAGCGCTGA
- a CDS encoding threonylcarbamoyl-AMP synthase, translated as MRDALTVPFWSPVEVEASLRDTILHLAERRVLAYPTETVYGFGTAVDHDSVEALVQLKGRPPGKPFLLLIGDPAQVGRLDLHLPTYAAHLAARFWPGPLTLVLRGGDHRVHPRLRGPEGGVAVRWTPHEGLRRLLAAYGEPITSTSANRPGVPPAMIASEIVQQWPEAIHRGLLRVLDGGRLAPSPPSTVVDCTGRRPRVIRPGVLSAAQLRDCVPDLIGDT; from the coding sequence ATGCGTGACGCACTGACGGTTCCGTTCTGGTCGCCGGTCGAGGTGGAGGCGTCGCTGCGCGACACGATCCTGCACCTCGCGGAACGGCGCGTGCTCGCCTATCCCACCGAAACCGTGTACGGCTTCGGCACCGCGGTCGATCACGACAGCGTGGAAGCACTGGTGCAGCTGAAGGGGCGTCCGCCCGGCAAGCCGTTCCTGCTGCTCATCGGCGACCCGGCGCAGGTCGGCCGTCTCGATCTGCACCTGCCGACCTATGCCGCCCATCTGGCGGCCCGCTTCTGGCCGGGGCCGCTCACGCTCGTGCTGCGTGGCGGCGATCATCGGGTGCACCCGCGGCTTCGTGGTCCCGAGGGCGGAGTCGCCGTGCGGTGGACACCGCATGAGGGACTGCGCCGTTTGCTGGCCGCCTATGGCGAACCCATCACCAGCACGAGCGCCAATCGCCCCGGGGTACCGCCGGCCATGATCGCCTCTGAGATTGTGCAGCAGTGGCCGGAAGCCATCCACCGCGGTCTGCTGCGCGTGCTCGACGGCGGTCGGTTGGCGCCGTCGCCCCCGTCCACGGTCGTGGACTGCACCGGTCGCCGTCCGCGCGTCATTCGCCCAGGCGTGCTCTCGGCGGCGCAGCTCCGTGACTGTGTGCCTGACCTCATCGGCGATACCTGA
- the moaA gene encoding GTP 3',8-cyclase MoaA, with product MQDQFGRGIEYLRISVTDRCNFRCQYCMPLEGLPWLPKTDILRYEEIVEVVRQLAPLGLKRLRITGGEPTIRPQLASLIAMLKAVPGIEDIALSTNGVKLPAMAAELAAAGLDRVNISADSLRPERVVAIARRDLDFDLVRAARAAEAAGIGPIKINVVVMRGINDDEVTDFAALTREHAWHVRFIELMPVGELRELTWDHVVPSDEILTRLRSHGELQPDAGPARGNGPAVYYRYAGAAGTVGVITPMTHTYCERCNRVRLTADGRLRTCLFGDHEVLLRDALRAGQPLEPLFVRALAEKPKEHALLQMQIGGLKALSQVGG from the coding sequence ATGCAGGACCAATTCGGGCGCGGCATCGAGTACCTCCGCATCTCCGTCACCGATCGCTGCAACTTCCGGTGCCAGTACTGCATGCCGCTGGAAGGGCTGCCGTGGCTCCCCAAGACCGATATCCTCCGCTACGAGGAGATCGTCGAGGTGGTCCGGCAGCTGGCCCCGCTCGGGCTCAAGCGGCTGCGGATCACCGGCGGCGAGCCCACCATCCGGCCGCAGCTGGCGTCGCTGATCGCGATGCTCAAGGCCGTGCCGGGCATCGAGGACATCGCGCTCTCGACGAATGGCGTGAAGCTCCCCGCGATGGCGGCGGAGTTGGCGGCGGCGGGGCTCGATCGGGTGAACATCAGTGCCGACTCCCTCCGCCCGGAGCGCGTGGTCGCCATTGCGCGACGCGACCTCGACTTCGATCTCGTGCGCGCGGCGCGTGCCGCCGAGGCGGCGGGTATCGGGCCGATCAAGATCAACGTCGTGGTGATGCGCGGCATCAACGACGACGAGGTCACCGACTTCGCGGCGCTGACCCGCGAGCACGCGTGGCACGTGCGGTTCATCGAGCTGATGCCGGTGGGCGAGTTGCGTGAGCTCACGTGGGACCATGTGGTGCCGAGCGATGAGATCCTCACCCGTCTTCGCTCCCACGGCGAACTCCAGCCCGATGCGGGACCGGCGCGCGGCAATGGTCCGGCCGTGTACTATCGCTATGCGGGCGCCGCGGGCACGGTGGGCGTCATCACGCCCATGACGCACACCTACTGCGAGCGGTGCAATCGCGTCCGCCTGACCGCCGACGGCCGGTTGCGCACCTGTCTCTTCGGCGACCATGAAGTCCTGCTGCGCGATGCGCTGCGCGCCGGGCAGCCGCTCGAGCCGCTCTTCGTGCGGGCGCTCGCCGAGAAGCCCAAGGAGCACGCCCTGCTCCAGATGCAGATCGGCGGGCTCAAGGCCCTGAGCCAGGTCGGCGGCTAG
- the gap gene encoding type I glyceraldehyde-3-phosphate dehydrogenase, producing MALRVGINGFGRIGRQVLRAAKLQGVADIDFVAINDLTDTKTLAHLFKYDSVHGKYDGQVSADADGITIDGDKVKILAERDPAKLPWKDLGVDIVLESTGRFTDAKDAVKHIEGGAKKVIISAPATNEDITVVMGVNSDKYDPAKHHIISNASCTTNCLAPMVKVIRESFGFVHGSMVTIHSYTNDQSILDLPHKDLRRARAAAVSMIPTTTGAAKATALVIPEVKGKIDGVAVRVPTPDVSLTDLTCIVEKTVTKDEVNAAFQAASESGALEGILGYSTEPLVSVDYIGNPNSCTLDAGSTIVINGTMVKISGWYDNEWGYSSRCVDLLRYVGSRL from the coding sequence ATGGCTCTTCGTGTTGGCATCAACGGCTTCGGCCGTATCGGCCGCCAGGTGCTGCGTGCCGCCAAGCTGCAGGGCGTCGCGGACATCGATTTCGTCGCCATCAACGACCTCACCGACACCAAGACGCTCGCGCACCTGTTCAAGTACGACTCGGTGCACGGCAAGTACGACGGCCAGGTGAGCGCCGATGCCGATGGCATCACGATCGACGGCGACAAGGTCAAGATCCTCGCCGAGCGCGATCCGGCGAAGCTGCCGTGGAAGGACCTCGGTGTGGACATCGTGCTCGAGTCCACCGGCCGCTTCACGGATGCGAAGGATGCGGTGAAGCACATCGAGGGCGGCGCGAAGAAGGTCATCATCTCGGCGCCGGCCACGAACGAAGACATCACCGTCGTGATGGGCGTCAACAGCGACAAGTACGACCCGGCCAAGCACCACATCATCTCGAACGCGTCGTGCACCACGAACTGCCTCGCGCCGATGGTGAAGGTCATTCGTGAGTCGTTCGGCTTCGTGCATGGCTCGATGGTCACGATCCACAGCTACACCAACGACCAGTCGATCCTCGACCTGCCGCACAAGGACCTCCGCCGCGCCCGCGCGGCCGCTGTCTCCATGATCCCGACGACGACGGGTGCCGCCAAGGCCACCGCGCTCGTGATCCCGGAAGTGAAGGGCAAGATCGATGGCGTCGCCGTGCGCGTGCCGACGCCGGACGTGTCGCTCACCGACCTGACCTGCATCGTCGAGAAGACGGTCACGAAGGATGAGGTGAACGCCGCGTTCCAGGCCGCCTCCGAGAGCGGCGCGCTCGAGGGGATCCTCGGCTACAGCACCGAGCCGCTCGTCTCGGTCGACTACATCGGCAATCCGAACAGCTGCACGCTCGACGCCGGCAGCACGATCGTGATCAACGGCACGATGGTGAAGATTTCCGGCTGGTACGACAACGAGTGGGGCTACTCGTCGCGCTGCGTCGATCTGCTGCGCTACGTCGGCTCGCGCCTCTAA
- a CDS encoding double zinc ribbon domain-containing protein, which translates to MPASVTASPARRLTPRPSLLHGLWSLLLPAACVRCGRAHDAPSSGIVCGVCLSQLVPLTVPLCERCGHPRLSPGLPLPAPREVAPGTAGPLPPCRWCPRVHPGVRAVRSAVRMDQGSGSDLVHALKYQGWSAAAEPMAARLARLSWPRDVREERAALVPIPLSRQRLRERGYNQAAELARALAPRWNLPVWEQVLVRTRHTASQVRLTPSERVGNVSQAFVVPEFRRSLLRGQHVVLVDDVITTSATLNAAAEALLAGGARIISCVTFGRAPDPGDRAVPDYDFIRN; encoded by the coding sequence ATGCCCGCGTCCGTGACCGCGTCGCCCGCACGGCGGCTCACGCCGCGCCCGTCGCTGCTGCACGGGTTGTGGTCGCTCCTCCTGCCGGCCGCCTGTGTGCGCTGCGGACGCGCACACGACGCGCCGTCGAGCGGGATCGTCTGCGGCGTCTGCCTGAGCCAACTGGTTCCGCTGACGGTGCCGCTGTGCGAGCGGTGCGGCCACCCTCGGCTCTCGCCCGGACTCCCGCTACCGGCCCCGCGCGAGGTCGCGCCCGGCACGGCCGGGCCGCTCCCCCCCTGCCGCTGGTGTCCGCGGGTGCACCCCGGGGTGCGCGCGGTACGGTCGGCGGTCCGGATGGATCAGGGGAGCGGGAGCGACCTGGTGCACGCCCTCAAGTATCAAGGGTGGTCTGCGGCGGCCGAACCCATGGCCGCACGCCTGGCCCGCCTCAGTTGGCCCCGCGATGTGCGGGAGGAGCGCGCCGCTCTGGTCCCCATCCCGCTGTCACGCCAGCGGCTCCGCGAGCGGGGATACAATCAGGCCGCCGAGCTCGCGCGGGCGCTCGCCCCCCGCTGGAACCTGCCGGTCTGGGAGCAGGTGCTCGTCCGTACGCGCCACACCGCGTCGCAAGTCCGGTTGACACCATCAGAGCGGGTGGGCAACGTTTCCCAAGCGTTTGTCGTGCCTGAGTTTCGACGCTCGCTGCTGCGTGGACAGCATGTCGTGCTGGTGGACGATGTGATCACGACGTCCGCGACGCTCAATGCCGCCGCCGAGGCACTCCTCGCTGGCGGCGCCCGCATCATCAGCTGTGTGACCTTCGGACGGGCGCCTGATCCTGGCGACCGCGCCGTTCCCGACTACGACTTCATCCGGAACTGA
- the tpiA gene encoding triose-phosphate isomerase yields MYLKPIIAANWKLNHAPTDARAFLQRFLAQVPKLNDRTLIFFPSAITLTTVIDGLKERPEIWTGVQNVHTEAQGAFTGENSVLMARDVGARVVLVGHSERRHVFGETDAQTTKKMALIAQGRLIPMLCVGETLAEREAGQTAMVVERQLSAGLAELDDAQIATIMLAYEPVWAIGTGRTATPEDASEIHGVLRRALGTRVGEKVAASIPILYGGSVNRGNASTLLAAPDVDGLLVGGASLDADSWASIVRA; encoded by the coding sequence ATGTATCTCAAGCCCATCATCGCCGCGAACTGGAAGCTCAATCATGCGCCGACCGACGCGCGTGCCTTCCTGCAGCGGTTTCTCGCCCAGGTCCCCAAGCTCAACGACCGTACGTTGATCTTCTTCCCCTCGGCGATCACGCTCACCACCGTCATCGACGGCCTCAAGGAGCGCCCCGAGATCTGGACCGGTGTGCAGAACGTTCATACCGAGGCCCAGGGCGCGTTCACCGGTGAGAACTCCGTGCTGATGGCGCGTGATGTGGGCGCGCGCGTCGTGCTGGTCGGCCACTCGGAGCGTCGCCATGTCTTCGGCGAGACCGATGCGCAGACCACCAAGAAGATGGCGCTGATCGCGCAGGGGCGGCTCATCCCGATGCTCTGCGTCGGGGAAACACTCGCCGAGCGCGAAGCCGGGCAGACGGCCATGGTCGTGGAGCGTCAGCTCTCGGCCGGCCTCGCGGAACTGGACGACGCGCAGATCGCCACGATCATGCTGGCGTACGAACCCGTCTGGGCCATTGGGACGGGTCGCACCGCCACCCCCGAGGATGCGAGCGAGATCCACGGGGTGCTGCGCCGGGCACTCGGCACGCGCGTCGGGGAGAAGGTCGCGGCGAGCATTCCGATCCTCTACGGCGGCTCGGTCAACCGGGGGAACGCGAGCACGCTGCTGGCCGCCCCGGACGTGGACGGGCTGCTCGTGGGCGGGGCCTCGCTGGACGCCGACAGCTGGGCCAGCATCGTCCGGGCCTGA